In Trichoderma atroviride chromosome 2, complete sequence, one DNA window encodes the following:
- a CDS encoding uncharacterized protein (EggNog:ENOG41): protein MSAPQLPIEAFPAWALLNDVEFKSAEVRSIEGKGFGLVAKKDIPGVSDDSSSTEAIIRIPRDLVLSAEAVEAYAKVDQHFRQLLEVAGHQSTRGDILLYLLTHLILSKRNSSGSKGCASTPWTEYIKFLPRSISVPTMWTSEEREFLQGTSLESSVNAKLSVLSREYDELSEKASTLPFWNDLLSESGMLEDWILADALYRSRCLELPHAGLAMVPGLDMANHSPKYLARYDETPEGDVVLLPSSGSGVSSGEEITISYGEAKSAAEMLFSYGFIDQESGVKELVLHLDALPDDPLGKAKFHIYKGPPIARLSLTEGNFRWHSPLLYLLILNEEDGLLFRVLQENTSGARELRVFWQDEDVTGQTDEFESLIQDHPLCQIFKLRAVSVLEERVTAQLEKITAEISYGATEQSQAANQPRVECMLAAEKLRDLEAQILQGAAAALENEKARLLLDARVVTYLGSMEDTQNEQASDQASNEDDDFS, encoded by the exons ATGTCAGCGCCTCAATTGCCAATTGAGGCTTTTCCGGCCTGGGCTCTCTTGAATGATGTGGAATTCAAAAGCGCAGAGGTACGAAGCATTGAGGGCAAAGGCTTCGGCCTCGTCGCCAAGAAGGATATTCCAGGCGTGAGCGACGACTCCTCCAGCACGGAAGCAATCATCCGAATACCCCGAGATCTTGTTCTATCTGCCGAGGCTGTGGAGGCATATGCCAAAGTTGATCAACATTTCAGACAGCTACTTGAAGTTGCTGGACACCAa AGCACTAGGGGCGATATCCTGCTGTATCTACTAACACATCTCATTCTATCTAAAAGAAACTCTTCAGGTAGCAAGGGATGTGCTTCAACACCATGGACCGAGTATATCAAGTTCTTGCCCAGGTCAATCAGCGTTCCCACCATGTGGACAAGTGAGGAGAGAGAGTTTTTACAAGGCACATCTCTTGAG TCCTCGGTAAACGCAAAGCTCTCCGTTCTTTCCCGTGAATACGACGAGCTTTCCGAAAAGGCATCAACGCTACCCTTTTGGAATGATCTCTTGAGCGAATCAGGGATGCTGGAAGATTGGATCTTGGCAGATGCCTTGTACCGATCAAGATGCTTGGAGCTCCCCCACGCCGGACTCGCCATGGTCCCGGGGCTGGATATGGCAAATCATTCGCCAAAATACTTGGCACGCTATGACGAAACCCCTGAGGGCGATGTGGTATTACTCCCGAGCTCAGGATCTGGGGTGTCATCAGGGGAGGAGATCACCATCTCTTATGGGGAAGCCAAGTCAGCGGCCGAGATGCTGTTCAGCTATGGCTTCATCGACCAAGAGTCCGGTGTAAAGGAGCTGGTACTGCATCTCGATGCCCTGCCCGACGATCCCCTAGGGAAAGCCAAGTTTCACATCTACAAAGGCCCACCAATTGCGCGGCTATCTCTGACGGAAGGAAACTTCCGGTGGCACAGCCCGCTGCTGTATCTACTAATTCtaaatgaagaagacggcctTTTGTTCCGAGTGCTGCAAGAAAACACGTCGGGAGCTCGCGAACTAAGGGTTTTTtggcaagatgaagatgtcacTGGGCAAACCGACGAATTCGAATCTCTCATCCAAGATCACCCTCTTTGCCAAATATTTAAGCTCCGAGCTGTGTCTGTGCTAGAGGAACGGGTTACTGCGCAACTAGAAAAAATCACCGCCGAGATCTCGTACGGGGCAACGGAGCAATCGCAGGCAGCAAATCAACCCCGCGTGGAGTGCATGCTAGCGgcggagaagctgagagatCTTGAAGCTCAAATCTTGCAAGGtgcggcagcagcgctagAAAACGAG AAGGCGAGGCTGCTTCTGGACGCTCGCGTGGTGACATATCTCGGGTCTATGGAAGATACCCAAAACGAGCAAGCGTCTGACCAGGCGTCCaatgaggacgacgactttAGCTAA
- a CDS encoding uncharacterized protein (SECRETED:SignalP(1-18)) — MSTLQCLVLALLYCTVRADYRRLQHYKCVAVGLSHRLGLHQSQKRFSFGALTLETRKKVFWTLYALDTMTAAITGLPKMLKEEDVQAEYPSDTDDEYVTEKGFQPTLPGEYTRISSALALFRATRILARVLDRNYPAATNYDLSLQQMGAFEAELDAWYDELPAHLRLNFAQGKPSTDVTSSRSPLLALTYYYIRTLIYRPAVGSSLGPKAAPALMTISESSKHIIQIAELLEERNLSFSFCMNKCDLLALCALTLLYQTIDLKRDSKVLRENERLVNDVLKTLRKNQSPGFVDLERAANVLVTVTDPSGPIPMSKHARKPSTAASSRRASPPDKLPQAEFTTPRLPLPGFGKRGRFDAPSRQALDG, encoded by the exons ATGAGCACATTACAGTGCCTCGTGTTGGCTCTTCTGTACTGCACCGTCCGCGCCGACTATCGTCGCCTTCAGCACTACAAGTGTGTCGCTGTGGGCTTGTCTCATCGACTGGGtcttcatcaaagccaaaAGCGATTTTCCTTTGGTGCCTTGACTCTTGAGACCAGAAAGAAGGTCTTCTGGACGCTGTACGCCCTGGATACCATGACAGCGGCCATTACTGGTCTTCCCAAGATGctgaaggaagaggatgttCAGGCAGAATATCCGTCTGACACTGATGACGAATACGTCACAGAGAAGGGCTTCCAACCCACACTGCCCGGAGAATATACTCGCATTTCTAGCGCTCTTGCTCTTTTCCGGGCGACGCGAATTCTCGCTCGTGTCCTAGATAGAAACTATCCTGCGGCGACCAACTACGATCTCTCCCTCCAGCAAATGGGCGCCTTTGAGGCCGAATTAGATGCCTGGTATGACGAGTTGCCGGCTCACCTGAGACTCAATTTCGCTCAGGGTAAGCCGTCAACAGATGTCACCAGCAGCCGATCACCTTTGTTG GCACTCACATACTACTATATCCGTACCCTGATTTATCGGCCAGCCGTTGGCTCAAGCCTCGGGCCCAAGGCTGCACCGGCACTCATGACCATCAGCGAATCCAGCAAGCACATTATCCAAATTGCAGAGCTCCTCGAAGAGCGTAACTTGTCATTCTCCTTCTGCATGAATAAATGCGATCTTTTGGCCTTGTGTGCTCTCACTCTTCTTTATCAGACCATTGATCTGAAACGCGACAGCAAGGTGTTGCGCGAAAATGAGCGGCTGGTGAATGACGTCCTCAAGACACTGCGCAAGAACCAGTCACCCGGGTTCGTGGATTTGGAACGAGCCGCCAATGTGCTTGTCACCGTTACCGATCCTTCGGGGCCGATACCGATGAGCAAGCATGCCCGCAAGCCATCAACGGCAGCCAGCTCCCGCCGCGCATCCCCCCCCGACAAGCTACCCCAAGCAGAGTTCACCACTCCTAGGCTCCCATTACCAGGCTTCGGCAAGCGAGGCCGATTTGACGCGCCCTCAAGACAAGCGCTGGATGGGTAG
- a CDS encoding uncharacterized protein (TransMembrane:1 (o354-373i)) — translation MSTAEKQPLMSPFHRGITVPKAATWASAIASSRDASRRMPQTIAHRGFKSHFPENSMAAFEAAVKIGAHALETDVHLSKDGVVVLSHDPSLKRCFGVDLLIKDCTWSYLSSLRTTKQPYEPLPRLVDLLQYLTSGPETEKIWVLLDIKIDDKPGQLLHAIACALTEVSSATPWDERIILGCWNATFMKAALEFLPGYPLAHISNSLFYSRHFFPIPNLAFNMFQGLLVGPFGRWFLRDAKKAGRPVFAWTVNSDKWMEWCIRKNIASNRAALPASPSTSSLSSMADDKSAAPAPTVFIDGVITDNPQLFLQVCSRVEDDLDGIPSPSTSASAVSRKRNSQNRSVSMLSSLKSQLGTTCGVLFINVVVTSFFWYRRLQGRMDKFDVSFFRNFQG, via the exons ATGAGTACAGCGGAAAAGCAGCCCTTGATGAGTCCTTTTCACCGCGGCATCACCGTTCCAAAGG CGGCAACATGGGCCTCGGCCATAGCATCCTCGCGGGATGCCTCACGGCGTATGCCGCAAACCATTGCCCATCGCGGATTCAAATCCCACTTTCCAGAGAACAGCATGGCGGCTTTTGAGGCGGCTGTTAAAATTGGAGCTCATGCGTTGGAGACGGATGTGCATCTTTCCAAGGACGGCGTCGTTGTGCTGTCACAT GACCCCTCGTTAAAGAGATGCTTCGGCGTTGACCTCCTCATCAAAGACTGCACTTGGTCATATCTCTCCAGCCTGCGAACGACCAAGCAGCCATATGAGCCGCTGCCCAGGCTGGTAGACCTGCTCCAGTATCTAACCTCCGGACCAGAGACGGAAAAGATTTGGGTTTTGCTAGATATCAAG ATTGACGACAAGCCTGGACAACTGCTACATGCCATAGCCTGCGCTCTCACAGAAGTCTCATCCGCCACTCCATGGGACGAACGCATCATTCTCGGCTGCTGGAAC GCCACATTCATGAAAGCCGCCCTCGAATTCCTCCCCGGCTACCCCCTCGCCCACATCTCCAACTCGCTCTTCTACTCCCGCCACTTCTTCCCCATCCCCAACCTCGCCTTCAACATGTTCCAGGGCCTCCTCGTCGGGCCCTTTGGCCGCTGGTTCCTCCGCGacgccaagaaggccggCCGCCCCGTCTTTGCCTGGACCGTCAACAGCGACAAGTGGATGGAGTGGTGCATCCGCAAGAACATTGCTTCGAACCGGGCTGCTCTCCCTGCCTCTCCTTCTACGTCTTCCCTGTCCTCCATGGCAGACGACAaatcagcagcgccagcaccgaCCGTCTTCATCGACGGCGTCATCACCGACAACCCCCAACTCTTCCTCCAAGTCTGCTCCCGCGTCGAAGACGACCTCGACGGCATCCCCTCACCATCCACTTCTGCGTCTGCCGTCTCCAGAAAGCGCAATAGCCAGAATCGCAGCGTCTCCATGCTCAGCTCCCTCAAGTCCCAACTCGGCACCACCTGTGGCGTGCTTTTTATCAATGTCGTCGTCACGAGTTTCTTCTGGTACAGGCGGCTTCAGGGGAGGATGGACAAGTTTGACGTGAGCTTTTTTAGAAATTTCCAGGGATAA
- a CDS encoding uncharacterized protein (BUSCO:EOG092D2ERC) codes for MADIDDELLALAGGDSDDEGSVVASREASASPPPASEDETPQSPETKPKRRSKQDESEDEGEASDAPSHNSLESASMDESDSDAEPSRGAGRSAGIAGAGGDDKYPVDGMFISEAEKAEIMAMREVEREQIIADRVSEIERQRQNRLLRQMVNNVEIEERKQVKKKRSADPAELEDGTRKAARTRTGKGSESAIDSFRRARAEKQRRQEDRERRRDGLSPRGRESREPEESDDDDFGQTHRSPEKAASRELPPPELRDFERVRLGRNEFAQVCSTPGFEAAITGCYIRIALGAHPETGVEQYRLALIKGFTTSRPYALNGPQGSFVTDQYVKAAHGKAIKEFPFIAASGGSITESELNRYKVTCHNDGVTLPTKAFLMDKIDDINGLINHKWTNEEIKARVAKRNEFRKRFDPSERQRVANLLEEAIQEGDDQKVEELQEELDKLGRERLAFKTSLGASKNPEATKASSEQDRLAERNRENRRLNQEAVRKAQLKEKAKAREIEMALKRGEVIQEDYSRRLRTKAKFVHDINEKVGEKPEAPKDGAGAGINGTQSPSASQALPHLTKLQEKHYSETKGLPTIHKPIMDDDVIGALDLEIDVEI; via the exons ATGGCTGACATCGACGACGAACTCCTGGCCCTTGCGGGCGGTGATTCGGACGACGAGGGATCCGTGGTCGCCAGCAGAGAGGCATCGGCGTCGCCGCCACCAGCCTCAGAAGACGAGACGCCTCAATCACCAGAAACGAAACCAAAGCGGCGGTCAAAACAGGATGAGTcggaagatgaaggcgaGGC ATCTGATGCGCCATCACACAACTCTCTTGAATCAGCTTCGATGGATGAATCCGACTCCGATGCAGAGCCCAGTCGCGGCGCGGGCCGCTCTGCTGGTATCGCGGgtgctggcggcgacgacaagTACCCCGTTGACGGCATGTTTATCAGCGAGGCCGAAAAGGCTGAGATCATGGCCATGCGAGAAGTAGAGCGAGAGCAGATCATCGCGGATCGAGTCTCTGAGATAGAACGTCAGCGACAAAACCGCCTTTTGCGACAAATGGTCAACAACGTCGAGATTGAGGAGCGCAAACaagtcaagaagaagcgcagcGCTGATCCGGCCGAACTCGAGGACGGCACACGCAAGGCTGCAAGGACGAGGACAGGCAAGGGCAGCGAATCAGCGATTGATTCCTTCCGCAGGGCGCGCGCTGAGAAGCAGAGACGGCAGGAGGATCGGGAGAGGCGGAGGGACGGCCTATCGCCGCGTGGTCGCGAGTCAAGAGAGCCAGAGGAgagtgacgatgatgattttggaCAGACCCATCGTTCGCCTGAGAAGGCTGCTTCCCGagagctgccgccaccaGAGCTTCGTGATTTCGAGAGAGTTCGTCTCGGCAGAAACGAGTTTGCGCAGGTTTGCTCTACTCCTGGCTTTGAAGCGGCCATTACGGGATGCTATATCCGTATCGCTCTTGGTGCCCATCCTGAAACGGGCGTCGAGCAGTATCGACTGGCTCTGATCAAGG GATTTACAACCAGCAGACCTTACGCTCTGAATGGTCCCCAGGGCTCATTTGTAACGGACCAATATGTCAAGGCCGCTCATGGCAAGGCTATCAAGGAGTTTCCTTTCATTGCAGCGTCTGGCGGGTCAATTACAGAG AGCGAACTGAATCGATACAAGGTCACTTGCCACAATGACGGCGTTACACTGCCTACCAAAGCTTTCCTCATGGACAAAATTGATGATATTAATGGACTGATTAACCACAAGTGGACAAATGAGGAGATCAAGGCTAGAGTTGCGAAGCGCAATGAATTCCGAAAGCGGTTTGACCCATCGGAACGCCAGCGGGTTGCTAATCTTCTCGAGGAGGCGATCCAAGAAGGCGACGACCAAAAAGTGGAAGAGCTACAAGAGGAATTGGATAAGCTAGGCAGAGAGCGCCTCGCCTTCAAAACAAGCCTGGGGGCATCAAAGAATCCAGAGGCCACCAAGGCTTCATCAGAACAAGACAGGCTAGCGGAGCGTAACAGAGAGAACCGTCGACTCAACCAAGAAGCAGTCAGGAAGGCCCAattgaaagaaaaggccaaggctcgAGAAATCGAAATGGCTCTCAAGCGAGGAGAGGTGATTCAGGAAGACTACTCCCGACGACTTCGAACGAAAGCCAAGTTCGTCCACGACATCAACGAGAAGGTTGGCGAGAAGCCGGAGGCTCCCAAGGACGGCGCTGGTGCAGGCATCAACGGAACTCAGAGCCCTTCAGCATCGCAGGCCTTGCCACACCTGACAAAGCTGCAAGAGAAGCACTACTCGGAAACAAAGGGTCTGCCGACGATTCATAAGCCTATCATGGATGATGACGTGATTGGGGCATTGGATTTGGAGATTGATGTTGAGATCTGA
- a CDS encoding uncharacterized protein (BUSCO:EOG092D2ERC): MDESDSDAEPSRGAGRSAGIAGAGGDDKYPVDGMFISEAEKAEIMAMREVEREQIIADRVSEIERQRQNRLLRQMVNNVEIEERKQVKKKRSADPAELEDGTRKAARTRTGKGSESAIDSFRRARAEKQRRQEDRERRRDGLSPRGRESREPEESDDDDFGQTHRSPEKAASRELPPPELRDFERVRLGRNEFAQVCSTPGFEAAITGCYIRIALGAHPETGVEQYRLALIKGFTTSRPYALNGPQGSFVTDQYVKAAHGKAIKEFPFIAASGGSITESELNRYKVTCHNDGVTLPTKAFLMDKIDDINGLINHKWTNEEIKARVAKRNEFRKRFDPSERQRVANLLEEAIQEGDDQKVEELQEELDKLGRERLAFKTSLGASKNPEATKASSEQDRLAERNRENRRLNQEAVRKAQLKEKAKAREIEMALKRGEVIQEDYSRRLRTKAKFVHDINEKVGEKPEAPKDGAGAGINGTQSPSASQALPHLTKLQEKHYSETKGLPTIHKPIMDDDVIGALDLEIDVEI; encoded by the exons ATGGATGAATCCGACTCCGATGCAGAGCCCAGTCGCGGCGCGGGCCGCTCTGCTGGTATCGCGGgtgctggcggcgacgacaagTACCCCGTTGACGGCATGTTTATCAGCGAGGCCGAAAAGGCTGAGATCATGGCCATGCGAGAAGTAGAGCGAGAGCAGATCATCGCGGATCGAGTCTCTGAGATAGAACGTCAGCGACAAAACCGCCTTTTGCGACAAATGGTCAACAACGTCGAGATTGAGGAGCGCAAACaagtcaagaagaagcgcagcGCTGATCCGGCCGAACTCGAGGACGGCACACGCAAGGCTGCAAGGACGAGGACAGGCAAGGGCAGCGAATCAGCGATTGATTCCTTCCGCAGGGCGCGCGCTGAGAAGCAGAGACGGCAGGAGGATCGGGAGAGGCGGAGGGACGGCCTATCGCCGCGTGGTCGCGAGTCAAGAGAGCCAGAGGAgagtgacgatgatgattttggaCAGACCCATCGTTCGCCTGAGAAGGCTGCTTCCCGagagctgccgccaccaGAGCTTCGTGATTTCGAGAGAGTTCGTCTCGGCAGAAACGAGTTTGCGCAGGTTTGCTCTACTCCTGGCTTTGAAGCGGCCATTACGGGATGCTATATCCGTATCGCTCTTGGTGCCCATCCTGAAACGGGCGTCGAGCAGTATCGACTGGCTCTGATCAAGG GATTTACAACCAGCAGACCTTACGCTCTGAATGGTCCCCAGGGCTCATTTGTAACGGACCAATATGTCAAGGCCGCTCATGGCAAGGCTATCAAGGAGTTTCCTTTCATTGCAGCGTCTGGCGGGTCAATTACAGAG AGCGAACTGAATCGATACAAGGTCACTTGCCACAATGACGGCGTTACACTGCCTACCAAAGCTTTCCTCATGGACAAAATTGATGATATTAATGGACTGATTAACCACAAGTGGACAAATGAGGAGATCAAGGCTAGAGTTGCGAAGCGCAATGAATTCCGAAAGCGGTTTGACCCATCGGAACGCCAGCGGGTTGCTAATCTTCTCGAGGAGGCGATCCAAGAAGGCGACGACCAAAAAGTGGAAGAGCTACAAGAGGAATTGGATAAGCTAGGCAGAGAGCGCCTCGCCTTCAAAACAAGCCTGGGGGCATCAAAGAATCCAGAGGCCACCAAGGCTTCATCAGAACAAGACAGGCTAGCGGAGCGTAACAGAGAGAACCGTCGACTCAACCAAGAAGCAGTCAGGAAGGCCCAattgaaagaaaaggccaaggctcgAGAAATCGAAATGGCTCTCAAGCGAGGAGAGGTGATTCAGGAAGACTACTCCCGACGACTTCGAACGAAAGCCAAGTTCGTCCACGACATCAACGAGAAGGTTGGCGAGAAGCCGGAGGCTCCCAAGGACGGCGCTGGTGCAGGCATCAACGGAACTCAGAGCCCTTCAGCATCGCAGGCCTTGCCACACCTGACAAAGCTGCAAGAGAAGCACTACTCGGAAACAAAGGGTCTGCCGACGATTCATAAGCCTATCATGGATGATGACGTGATTGGGGCATTGGATTTGGAGATTGATGTTGAGATCTGA
- a CDS encoding uncharacterized protein (BUSCO:EOG092D3N04) — MAPTRCLARQAGVIGRHFLPATRPLSTSVLLRAPTTASSTSEPSSSSSPKKLKPLTQEQRDFLSSALRVNQAGELAATLIYSAQTPIVVRKHPHLRPLMAHMYDQEAVHFSTFNSLIHKHRVRPTALYPLWSVLASGLGWSTAILGREAAMACTEAVETEIGNHYNEQIRSILEMISSWEAQGYDVGGEIKQLVDTLRTIRDEELEHLDHAVDNDARKAEPHWLLTNVIRAGCRGAIWVSEKV, encoded by the exons ATGGCCCCAACACGATGCCTCGCCAGACAGGCTGGTGTCATTGGTAGACACTTTCTACCTGCAACTCGCCCTCTGTCTACCAGCGTCCTCCTCCGAGCTCCCACCACGGCATCATCAACCTCCGAGCcttcaagctcaagctctccaaagaagctcaagccTCTCACTCAAGAGCAGCGCGActttctctcctctgct CTTCGAGTCAACCAAGCCGGCGAACTCGCCGCAACACTCATCTACTCCGCCCAAACCCCCATCGTCGTCCGCAAACACCCTCACCTCCGCCCTCTCATGGCTCACATGTACGACCAAGAAGCCGTCCATTTCTCAACCTTCAACAGCCTCATCCACAAACACCGCGTCCGCCCCACGGCCCTCTACCCGCTATGGTCCGTCCTGGccagcggccttggctggTCAACCGCAATTTTGGGCCGAGAGGCGGCCATGGCCTGTACCGAGGCCGTCGAGACCGAAATAGGAAACCATTACAACGAACAAATCCGTTCCATCCTGGAGATGATCTCTAGCTGGGAGGCGCAAGGATACGATGTTGGTGGTGAGATTAAGCAGTTGGTGGACACTCTGCGAACGATACGAGACGAAGAGCTCGAACACCTGGACCACGCTGTGGATAATGATGCCAGAAAAGCAGAGCCCCACTGGCTACTAACCAACGTCATCAGAGCTGGCTGCCGTGGGGCGATATGGGTGAGCGAAAAGGTTTAA